TTctagaagaccttcaagttagtcatccagaaggtcgtccagttagtcgtccaaggttttttcttccagaagaccttcaagttagtcgttcAGTGTtcagtcttccagaagaccttcaattaagtcgtccagaagaccttcaattaagtcgtccagtgttcagTCTATGTactaaaaatttgtgttatgaacttatctgtgtcaacttctttgtcaaattgcactaccaaacaaatttgagatggtcttgccctttatattatccgaaatatagttacaaaaggtcactgctcagaagactgcgcagaatatagttacaaaatagggatcaagttcaaatacaaaagagagatcaagttcaaatacacacatcagcctaatctatcatacaaaataatCTAACGTGGCCTGTTAATCACCCGTCATACACATCCAGGTTGTCATCCATGTCCTTGTTTTCGAACTCATGCGTGtcaggaagctcttgaaatatatccaccgcTATCTTATCCCTCATACTCTTCCCGTTGGCCTTAGCAAagtcttttttactaaactctatcccaagagcatgacattcaatataatttagagtgtacacgccacaatcaccagctccggccggaggtatattggtcggtctctcatatgtgaatggcTCCAGGCTGTATTGGGCACGTTGTTCATCTGAggaagcgcactcaacaagcagataagggaccatgtagagaaaaggttccattaccacatcgagttcttctggggagatactggaacaaatgctgtcaaagacgactatgtgcctcttagggatcgatattaACATAGCAATCCAATGAGTGTCGGcgaagttcactggcgcatagatatcatcaatatccgtcccccaaaccttgttcgattggcaaaatgatggtatagtgcctgcataataattccacgccccaccagggagtcttcttcctaaaccaTTCTGATCGGGCTCCGAGCCCTtaaaatccttgaagttgaatctccatttctgagcaaagagatgatcaaggaagaacattctctcgctcctgaaatgttgtgggttagcgtcgtacctcttcctcagcacattaatccaagcatcaatatgctgcatataaaatagagtacaagtcagaagatatcagacgacttactggtaagtcttctacgtagacgacttaccagacaACTTACAAGTAATTCGTAGACGAactaagtcgtctgataagtcgtctacgtagacgacttatcagtaagtcatctaagtcatagcagaagacttacacagtcCTCCAGCCACTCTAAGGAGGTTCGGAGGATTTGATACCACCAAGTTCTACTTTTACGTGGTTTTTTATCGAGAGTTGTtctataatgactgcaaacacaaaatgttgaaaagcaatcagtttttgtagactaaagcaagctattatgggaaaaGCAAGCGATTATGGGAAAAACAAACACTTACGGacaagttttcaaccaatcagcgagctccttcaacttcttcttgtcaattggTGAAAAAGATTATAGCCTGGATAAAGCTTTCTATTTGAAATGATCACTCTGGCCGTGCtgtttgccgtataaggagattgctgtgaggcagcaagtttccttgttcgatcactctttgcacGGCAAAGTGCCATAGCAGCATCCCTCTTTTCCTGATATCTAGCATCCTTCTTCTGTAAATCAGAAACAGTGGGTTGATTTTTGTCCAATAGAACAAGGCTCCgttctggagctttatcttTCGAGGAACTAGCATCTGCGGGCACAGCTGCGGACACATCTGGACCTTTATCCTCCGCCAAGCTCTTCCTTCCCGCGTTCGTCCCATTAACACTTTCACTCTACAATATAgaagatgggtttatacaataataaccaaagatccatttcaaacaataataaccaatgagtgtcttcaaacatgaaacaaaatacatatataaaatccatacactataaacaaagcgcacatgttctgacatacaagaaacaaagcaaatgcaacttttcagttcttattcttaagactttgtctagtCAATCTCTTGTGGGGAGAGGATTCGTAACTAACCCCGGGTTCGAGCGTCGGTTTAGGTGGAGAGGTAGTGTTTTGAGATGATGTCCCTTTCCGTTTTGTGGTGATActaaccttcttctccacagcttccaccctttccgacagatacttgatctccttaaggcacgtcccaaatccttccctcatggcatcagctatgtccttgaacatggttttaatatccactttggtcaacccaccaacagtcgtagtcacctcttcactagcctctgcaggtgcctcttcactagcctctgcagctgcctcttcactagcttctgcaggtgcctctttacgagctttcttccgaggtcttggactg
This region of Brassica napus cultivar Da-Ae chromosome C5, Da-Ae, whole genome shotgun sequence genomic DNA includes:
- the LOC125587763 gene encoding uncharacterized protein LOC125587763 codes for the protein MQHIDAWINVLRKRYDANPQHFRSERMFFLDHLFAQKWRFNFKDFKGSEPDQNGLGRRLPGGAWNYYAGTIPSFCQSNKVWGTDIDDIYAPVNFADTHWIAMLISIPKRHIVVFDSICSSISPEELDVVMEPFLYMVPYLLVECASSDEQRAQYSLEPFTYERPTNIPPAGAGDCGVYTLNYIECHALGIEFSKKDFAKANGKSMRDKIAVDIFQELPDTHEFENKDMDDNLDVYDG